One part of the Humulus lupulus chromosome 9, drHumLupu1.1, whole genome shotgun sequence genome encodes these proteins:
- the LOC133799642 gene encoding uncharacterized protein LOC133799642, protein MSSGDMFDHYIVAATPSSRKKDSKRVRGESSKAASKKAQTDGPSAAAPSKETTPPPTKETTPPPSPLDQPSPTAPVDQHSTPPVPTDQPHHTQPEDTLTSTVGLLTITAGWRRTGTLVTQIKDFDTRHTKAVKVLKGKNSELLKKNAKLTNQNNELREQKAQLTEELLECRAALTKSKEDKEKFTESAKLNYQEGEQLELDLIASRKEMEGRVKELEETNAKNFEKNKKQIYSTPDKYQDAMVGR, encoded by the exons ATGTCGTCTGGAGATATGTTCGATCACTACATCGTCGCTGCTACTCCCTCGAgcaggaagaaagacagcaaAAGGGTCCGTGGAGAAAGCAGCAAAGCTGCTTCAAAGAAGGCCCAGACTGATGGACCTTCAGCAGCTGCTCCTTCGAAGGAAACCACGCCACCTCCCACAAAGGAAACAAcgccacctccttctccacttGACCAGCCATCTCCAACTGCACCGGTTGACCAGCACTCTACTCCTCCAGTGCCTACTGACCAGCCACACCACACTCAACCCGAAGACACCCTAACCAGCACCGTG GGATTGCTGACTATCACTGCTGGTTGGCGCCGCACGGGGACTTTGGTCACccagatcaaagactttgacacCAGGCACACTAAGGCGGTGAAGGTGCTCAAGGGGAAGAATTCTGAACTGCTCAAGAAAAATGCAAAACTGACCAACCAGAACAATGAACTACGCGAGCAGAAAGCTCAGCTGACTGAAGAGTTGTTGGAGTGTCGGGCTGCCCTGACCAAATctaaagaagacaaagaaaagTTCACGGAGAgtgccaaactcaactaccaagaAGGCGAACAGCTTGAGCTCGATCTGATTGCGAGCAGAAAGGAGATGGAGGGGCGCGTTAAGGAGCTTGAAGAGACTAATGCCAAAAATTTTgagaa